Proteins encoded within one genomic window of Rubritalea squalenifaciens DSM 18772:
- a CDS encoding BatD family protein, producing MRILLTALFLAILSPLLTAQGLKNLYTRTESNNYVTGEVGYVSYFFVDRDLDTEFPEIQVKGLNIQLARHYPTRINGHKIYVYEFKYVGVNPGEYTIPALSFNYYGQTIKSDAVDIKVVDRNLLHKSSQEVNKRQYTFYSYLFSKKKTLYPGETMELEYKVYLPNYSRVLQWGIPAPEKLDNCTAWRFEPPESGTSAGYARIDGQEFIVANYRTVLTALNPGTATIGKLESRIVSAVTVTDPRRGPNNVRVDLLPTHPATSFEVRQFPETPPKDFEGAVGNFQMATTINAKDKIKESESISTSIYVSGEGNLPNLTPPRMLDSKHWELIDSSRTQQGEERKKLKGTIEFKFIIKPKTTASATPRFSLTYFNPDTETFNTLISTNQPIEVEGVSGISAIEGTSAENPEVPEETMRDILGPIQDPESDGRALVAMIPSWSIHVIPGALLLWLLCTTAVRSFRQYQFNNAERRIRLDALSKIENSKSDFLKNAGTYIERWYPHKRSEELQQILLERDQTCYLPAEKSGISQARRKEILSILKKLALFTVFLAVTAPTSLRASEAAYKAWTSKDYSKALELYQQELAKSPKSADLEYNVANCYYRLDQPGEAALHYYRALELDPYHIEARKNLGFVQSHQASILPSDLEDNTKWIAWLNPQSYKDIAFLAGWGILLSTLTLFIKKPRGWSLGGLITIQVLSPIILTAALILYYHHPLRKPTSETTAGVVIQSVPLFTEPFEPLPDELSAKTLIQATPASPCRIIARRNDWTYIELGDFTRGWLPSDKVEAIKPTS from the coding sequence ATGCGTATTCTCCTTACAGCATTATTTCTAGCCATACTCAGCCCCCTACTTACCGCTCAGGGACTGAAAAACCTCTACACCAGAACAGAGTCTAACAATTACGTTACTGGCGAAGTTGGCTACGTCAGCTATTTCTTTGTAGATCGAGATCTCGATACGGAATTCCCAGAGATTCAGGTCAAAGGTCTGAATATCCAACTCGCCCGCCACTACCCGACCCGGATTAATGGGCACAAGATCTACGTCTATGAGTTCAAGTACGTGGGCGTCAATCCAGGTGAATACACGATCCCCGCTCTGAGCTTCAACTATTACGGTCAAACGATCAAATCCGATGCCGTTGACATCAAGGTGGTCGATCGTAACTTACTGCACAAGAGTTCCCAGGAAGTCAATAAGCGCCAATACACCTTCTACTCCTACTTGTTCTCAAAAAAGAAGACGCTCTATCCAGGTGAGACCATGGAGCTCGAGTACAAAGTCTACTTGCCCAACTATTCACGTGTACTTCAGTGGGGCATCCCCGCACCGGAGAAACTAGATAACTGCACAGCATGGCGGTTTGAACCTCCGGAGTCTGGAACCAGTGCAGGCTACGCGCGCATTGATGGGCAAGAGTTTATCGTGGCGAATTACCGTACTGTCCTGACAGCTCTCAACCCCGGCACAGCGACTATAGGAAAACTTGAGTCCCGCATTGTTTCTGCAGTCACGGTGACTGATCCACGACGAGGCCCCAATAACGTTCGGGTAGATCTACTCCCCACCCACCCTGCTACATCTTTTGAGGTTCGCCAGTTCCCCGAGACACCCCCAAAAGATTTCGAAGGTGCAGTAGGTAATTTCCAGATGGCTACCACCATCAATGCGAAAGATAAGATCAAAGAAAGCGAATCGATCAGCACCAGCATCTACGTATCAGGAGAGGGCAATCTCCCCAACCTAACACCTCCTAGAATGCTGGACAGTAAGCATTGGGAATTAATCGATTCCTCACGTACTCAGCAAGGAGAAGAGCGAAAAAAACTCAAGGGAACCATCGAATTCAAATTCATCATCAAACCCAAAACCACGGCAAGCGCCACACCACGTTTTAGTCTTACCTATTTCAATCCGGATACCGAAACCTTTAACACCCTGATCAGCACCAACCAGCCTATCGAGGTAGAAGGCGTCAGTGGTATCAGCGCTATCGAGGGCACCTCTGCGGAGAACCCGGAAGTCCCCGAAGAAACAATGAGAGATATTCTCGGGCCTATTCAAGATCCTGAGAGCGATGGCCGCGCCCTCGTTGCCATGATCCCCAGCTGGAGCATCCATGTCATTCCTGGTGCGCTGCTACTCTGGCTTCTGTGCACGACGGCAGTTCGCTCTTTCAGGCAGTATCAGTTCAACAATGCCGAACGTAGAATCCGCCTGGATGCGTTGAGCAAAATCGAAAATAGCAAGAGCGACTTCCTCAAAAATGCCGGAACCTACATCGAACGCTGGTACCCGCATAAGCGCAGTGAGGAACTTCAACAGATTCTGCTAGAGCGCGATCAGACCTGCTATCTCCCGGCCGAAAAATCCGGCATCAGCCAAGCTCGCCGCAAGGAGATCCTGAGCATTCTGAAGAAACTGGCTCTGTTCACCGTCTTCCTAGCCGTGACCGCACCGACATCCCTCAGAGCCAGCGAAGCTGCGTACAAAGCTTGGACCTCCAAGGACTACAGCAAGGCACTGGAGCTCTATCAGCAAGAACTTGCCAAATCTCCCAAGTCTGCCGACCTGGAATACAATGTTGCCAACTGCTACTATCGCCTCGATCAACCAGGTGAAGCAGCCTTGCACTACTACCGTGCGCTGGAGCTCGACCCTTATCACATTGAAGCACGCAAAAACCTTGGCTTTGTGCAATCCCATCAAGCCAGCATCCTGCCATCGGATTTAGAGGACAACACCAAGTGGATCGCCTGGCTCAATCCACAGTCGTATAAGGACATCGCCTTTCTGGCTGGCTGGGGAATTCTTCTGAGCACGCTTACCTTGTTTATCAAGAAGCCAAGAGGCTGGAGCCTGGGAGGCCTCATCACCATTCAGGTGCTATCGCCGATCATCCTGACGGCTGCTCTCATCCTCTACTATCACCATCCGCTACGCAAACCGACTTCGGAGACAACGGCTGGCGTGGTGATTCAGAGCGTCCCCCTCTTCACAGAGCCATTCGAACCGCTCCCCGATGAACTCTCTGCCAAGACCTTGATCCAAGCCACTCCGGCATCTCCATGCCGCATCATCGCGCGCCGCAATGACTGGACCTACATTGAGCTAGGAGACTTCACCCGTGGCTGGCTCCCATCAGACAAGGTAGAGGCCATCAAGCCTACTTCATAA
- a CDS encoding vWA domain-containing protein — MSFLNPYLLYLVLLIPFLVVGCILARRSKRQAWRKFVAPRLSEDLVSKKKAYLFWISYALLMLAFVCFILALARPYKGESKSFDKIKSRNIMIMMDVSKSMLCQDVSPDRLTAAKSLSLQLLESFPNDHVGVIAFAGSSHIIAPLTIDHAAVHDSLSQLDSDSVAIDGSNLSEAAIKGVEALKATGQRANALVIFSDGTESDEGIDKVARTAEASGVQIFCVGAGTPAGGIIPSEEDPSGKHRNQEGQVVHTKLEAQVLRQLAESTSGIYTSINSSPDKTIAAALNKMEQFEQDGRERVIPNELYMWFLAPGAFILLLSCLVRAKWRLPKSAVPALAALMLCVPESSYGGEWWDEAKAKFIERPAREQQGYKKLQKEEFEDALADLRRARSLSSGQKHAELSQAIGEIQFRLGNYPQAAREYSSSLLSEKADTQQKAYYNIGNSLYQQQWSQLKVAEEQSLEDYLIKAVEETDPENIPPLELKDLDTLEKGFTNALAKYNDSLSIRPEDEATLNNKKLTEQNIRDIKNARKQLTQTGGDGGQQKDEQQKDEQQKDDQQKDDQQKDDQQKDDQQKDDQQKDDQQKDDQQKDDQQKDDQQKDDQQKDDQQKDDQQKDDQQKDDQQKDDQQKDDQQEPSTNSEQSKDGRKPPQERPLTPEELAKQLDPNLSKEERARELLELHSDLQKPPGKNYRSWRRRPKIDW, encoded by the coding sequence TTGTCTTTTCTGAATCCATATTTGCTCTATTTGGTGCTACTCATTCCCTTCTTGGTCGTGGGCTGTATCTTAGCGCGAAGATCCAAGAGACAGGCTTGGAGAAAATTCGTAGCTCCGCGCCTTAGCGAGGATTTGGTCAGCAAGAAGAAAGCCTACCTCTTCTGGATATCCTATGCCCTGCTGATGCTAGCTTTCGTCTGCTTCATTCTGGCATTGGCCCGCCCTTATAAAGGAGAATCCAAAAGTTTCGACAAGATCAAGAGCCGTAACATCATGATCATGATGGACGTCTCCAAATCCATGCTCTGCCAGGACGTCAGCCCGGATCGCCTTACCGCTGCTAAATCACTCTCCCTGCAGCTACTTGAATCCTTTCCAAACGACCATGTTGGAGTTATCGCCTTTGCTGGTAGCAGCCACATTATTGCCCCTTTGACCATCGACCACGCAGCGGTCCATGATTCGCTCTCCCAGCTAGACTCGGATAGTGTTGCCATTGATGGATCCAACTTGTCCGAAGCTGCCATCAAGGGAGTCGAAGCACTCAAAGCCACAGGCCAACGGGCCAATGCTCTCGTCATTTTCAGCGACGGAACGGAGAGTGATGAAGGGATTGATAAGGTTGCCAGAACTGCCGAGGCGTCTGGCGTGCAAATCTTCTGTGTAGGTGCCGGCACCCCGGCGGGGGGCATCATTCCCTCGGAAGAAGACCCATCAGGCAAACATCGCAATCAGGAAGGTCAGGTCGTCCACACCAAACTCGAAGCCCAAGTCTTACGACAACTTGCAGAAAGTACCTCCGGCATTTATACGTCTATTAATAGTAGTCCTGATAAAACCATCGCGGCAGCACTCAATAAAATGGAGCAATTCGAACAAGACGGCAGAGAAAGAGTCATCCCCAATGAACTCTACATGTGGTTTTTGGCTCCGGGGGCTTTCATCTTACTCCTGTCATGTCTGGTGAGAGCTAAATGGAGACTGCCTAAGTCAGCCGTCCCCGCTCTGGCTGCGCTCATGCTCTGCGTTCCTGAATCAAGCTATGGAGGTGAATGGTGGGACGAAGCTAAGGCCAAGTTCATCGAACGCCCTGCGAGAGAGCAACAAGGATACAAGAAGCTTCAAAAAGAAGAATTCGAAGATGCGCTGGCTGACCTGCGACGTGCCCGTAGCCTCTCTAGTGGACAAAAGCATGCCGAACTCTCACAAGCGATTGGCGAGATTCAGTTCCGGCTCGGCAACTATCCACAAGCAGCCAGAGAATACAGTTCCTCACTCCTTTCTGAAAAAGCGGACACTCAGCAAAAGGCCTACTACAACATCGGCAACTCTCTCTACCAACAGCAATGGTCTCAGCTTAAGGTAGCTGAAGAGCAATCTCTCGAAGACTATCTGATCAAAGCTGTTGAAGAAACAGACCCCGAGAATATTCCGCCTCTTGAACTGAAGGATCTGGATACATTGGAAAAAGGCTTCACCAACGCCTTGGCCAAATACAATGACTCACTCAGCATCCGCCCTGAAGACGAAGCTACACTTAATAACAAAAAGCTGACTGAGCAGAATATCCGGGATATCAAAAATGCTCGAAAACAACTCACTCAAACAGGGGGTGACGGCGGCCAGCAGAAGGACGAACAGCAGAAGGACGAACAGCAGAAGGACGACCAACAAAAGGACGACCAACAAAAGGACGACCAACAGAAGGACGACCAGCAGAAGGACGACCAGCAGAAGGACGACCAGCAGAAGGACGACCAGCAGAAGGACGACCAGCAGAAGGACGACCAGCAGAAGGACGACCAGCAGAAGGACGACCAACAGAAGGACGACCAGCAGAAGGACGACCAACAGAAGGACGACCAACAGAAGGACGACCAGCAGAAGGACGACCAACAGGAACCATCCACGAACTCAGAACAATCAAAGGATGGCCGCAAGCCCCCCCAAGAACGTCCCCTCACCCCTGAAGAACTCGCTAAACAGCTCGATCCCAACCTCAGCAAGGAAGAACGGGCCAGAGAGCTACTCGAACTTCACTCCGATCTCCAGAAACCACCGGGAAAGAATTACCGTTCCTGGAGGCGCAGACCTAAAATAGACTGGTAA
- a CDS encoding VWA domain-containing protein, whose product MLRNRAGTQNSIVFSSLSILGTLGSKPRNLAGAFASTFLILTITAAAIALARPQLSNTYTERKASGIDIVVAMDVSTSMEIDDFIINGRRVDRTTAARLVVRNFIQLRPNDRIGLIPFAGQPYQESPITLEHDWLLSKLDSVRPNQELSQGTAIGSAIAASAVRLDKREDSKSRIIILITDGSNNSGRMSPITAAELAKELGIRVYTVAIGTKEGRLPNFKQRFPSQEFDTKTLEQIAEITDAQYYRAKSTEDLQSTFSTIDQLEKTEVKRNVITEKKDLHFYFIVAAISFLLIYTVLTTFTVPPSPN is encoded by the coding sequence TTGCTCAGAAATAGAGCCGGAACGCAGAATAGCATCGTCTTTTCCTCGCTTTCCATTCTGGGAACTCTGGGTTCAAAGCCACGCAATCTAGCAGGGGCCTTTGCCTCCACCTTCCTGATCCTAACTATCACTGCAGCAGCCATCGCCTTGGCACGCCCTCAGCTCTCTAACACCTACACAGAGAGAAAAGCCAGCGGCATCGATATTGTCGTCGCCATGGACGTCTCCACTTCCATGGAGATCGATGACTTCATCATCAATGGCCGGAGAGTCGACCGCACCACTGCCGCCAGATTAGTCGTCAGAAACTTCATCCAGCTAAGACCCAATGACCGCATCGGCCTCATCCCCTTTGCTGGTCAGCCTTATCAGGAATCCCCCATTACACTGGAACATGATTGGCTGCTCTCCAAGCTCGACTCGGTGAGACCGAATCAGGAACTTTCACAAGGCACCGCAATCGGCTCCGCAATCGCCGCTTCAGCTGTCCGCTTGGACAAACGTGAAGACTCCAAATCACGAATCATTATTCTCATCACAGACGGCTCCAACAATTCCGGCCGTATGTCTCCTATCACTGCGGCTGAGCTAGCCAAAGAACTGGGGATCCGCGTCTACACGGTCGCGATTGGCACTAAGGAAGGCCGACTACCCAACTTCAAACAGCGTTTCCCCAGCCAAGAGTTTGATACCAAAACACTCGAGCAAATAGCCGAGATCACTGACGCCCAGTACTACCGGGCCAAGAGCACAGAAGACTTACAATCCACCTTCAGCACGATCGACCAATTGGAAAAAACAGAAGTGAAACGTAACGTCATCACGGAAAAGAAAGACCTCCATTTCTACTTCATAGTCGCTGCTATCTCCTTCTTGCTTATCTACACCGTGCTCACCACATTCACGGTTCCTCCATCCCCAAACTAA
- a CDS encoding DUF58 domain-containing protein, with amino-acid sequence MASVEEIMRKVHHLEIKARRLSRESFSGEYHASFKGQGLDFEDFREYQHGDEIRFIDWNVTARMNAPFIRTFREERELNVLIAVDISGSSVFGSQHLSKRELAAEIAAVLAFSAKHNGDKVGLLLFTSEPVLFLPPQKGTKHTLRIIREILATTPAKRDTSIGTACDFINRTLKRKSLVFMISDFIDHDFHKKLGTLAQKHETIAIRVFDPVEEHLPNVGKINLTDPETGWQTMVNTSNNNVRQAFEKLTKRRLEALQKTLRKYQIDSIDAPTDQDYLPDLHKLFKTRSSRHA; translated from the coding sequence ATGGCGTCAGTCGAGGAAATCATGCGAAAAGTCCACCACCTTGAGATCAAGGCGAGGCGGCTTTCGCGTGAATCCTTCTCAGGCGAATATCATGCATCCTTCAAGGGACAGGGGCTGGATTTCGAAGATTTCCGCGAGTACCAACACGGCGATGAAATCCGCTTCATCGACTGGAATGTAACTGCCAGGATGAATGCCCCCTTCATCCGCACCTTCCGCGAGGAGCGGGAACTCAATGTCCTCATCGCCGTGGATATATCCGGCTCCTCCGTATTCGGCTCCCAACATCTTTCCAAGCGGGAGCTGGCAGCGGAGATTGCTGCCGTTCTCGCGTTCTCAGCCAAGCACAATGGCGACAAGGTCGGCCTTCTTCTCTTCACCTCGGAGCCGGTGCTTTTTCTCCCGCCTCAGAAGGGAACCAAGCACACTTTGCGAATCATCCGGGAAATCCTCGCCACCACACCTGCCAAGCGAGACACCTCCATCGGCACGGCATGCGATTTCATCAATCGCACCCTGAAACGCAAGTCGCTGGTCTTCATGATTTCGGATTTCATCGACCATGATTTCCACAAAAAGCTCGGCACCCTCGCCCAGAAACATGAGACCATCGCCATTCGGGTGTTTGACCCTGTAGAAGAACATCTCCCTAACGTTGGTAAGATCAACCTCACCGATCCAGAAACGGGCTGGCAAACCATGGTCAACACCTCTAACAACAATGTACGCCAAGCATTCGAAAAGCTGACCAAGCGCAGGCTTGAAGCGCTGCAGAAAACTTTGCGTAAATACCAGATCGATTCCATCGATGCCCCTACCGATCAGGACTACCTTCCCGATCTCCACAAACTTTTCAAAACTCGCTCAAGTAGACACGCTTAA
- a CDS encoding Mrp/NBP35 family ATP-binding protein, which yields MTEDIIKSALTNVKYPGFSRDIVAFGLVKEIAISGNNVEVTISVQTKDPKVPETIFKDCQDALNAIDGIGTTRVNIDVKNPEATGTPGNPNAKSAIPGIKKIIAVASGKGGVGKSTVATNLAVALSKTGAKVGLCDCDLYGPSTGQMFGTNQQPMANENDEIIPIEAHGIKLMSMSFLLEENSPVIVRGPLATRYTQQFLRQVAWGELDYLILDLPPGTGDIQLTIVQTVALDGAVIVTTPQEVALIDARKAVSMFAKVNVDILGVVENMAWFECEHGTKYHIFGDGGGVREAERLKVPLLGQIPLDAHTRACADGGTPVALLPEAESPVSAAFKETAEKVVARVNR from the coding sequence ATGACCGAAGACATCATCAAATCAGCCCTTACGAACGTTAAATATCCTGGCTTCTCCCGTGACATCGTGGCCTTCGGCCTGGTCAAGGAAATCGCCATTTCGGGCAACAACGTCGAAGTCACCATTTCTGTCCAGACCAAGGACCCTAAAGTCCCGGAGACTATTTTCAAAGATTGCCAGGACGCCCTCAACGCAATCGACGGCATCGGTACTACCCGCGTCAATATTGACGTCAAGAACCCCGAGGCTACCGGCACTCCTGGTAATCCAAATGCCAAGTCGGCCATTCCCGGCATCAAGAAGATCATCGCTGTGGCTTCAGGCAAAGGCGGAGTAGGCAAATCAACCGTCGCTACCAATCTGGCTGTCGCCCTCTCCAAGACTGGCGCCAAAGTAGGCCTCTGTGACTGCGATCTCTATGGTCCATCTACCGGCCAGATGTTTGGCACCAACCAGCAACCGATGGCCAATGAGAACGATGAAATCATCCCGATCGAAGCTCACGGTATCAAACTGATGTCCATGTCCTTCCTTCTTGAAGAGAATTCCCCAGTCATCGTCCGTGGCCCACTAGCCACCCGCTATACCCAGCAATTCCTGCGTCAAGTCGCTTGGGGTGAACTGGATTATCTCATTCTCGACCTCCCTCCAGGCACTGGAGACATTCAGCTCACTATCGTCCAGACCGTGGCTCTGGATGGCGCCGTCATCGTTACCACTCCACAGGAAGTGGCCCTCATCGATGCCCGCAAGGCTGTTTCCATGTTCGCCAAGGTCAATGTAGACATTCTTGGAGTCGTGGAAAACATGGCTTGGTTCGAATGTGAGCACGGCACCAAATACCACATCTTTGGAGATGGCGGCGGTGTTCGTGAAGCCGAGAGACTCAAAGTCCCTCTGCTCGGCCAGATTCCTCTGGATGCCCACACCCGTGCTTGCGCAGACGGCGGCACCCCTGTCGCACTACTTCCTGAGGCAGAATCTCCAGTCAGTGCCGCTTTCAAAGAAACCGCGGAAAAGGTAGTTGCCCGGGTCAACCGCTAG